TGACATATAGTTGATTTTCTTGCACCTTGTGAAACCCTTGCGCCCACTCCCAATATCGCACGACTTTAGAACAGTCTCCTAGTAAAAACGTTACCCAACACCTTAATTTTTTGGGGATTTTTTTGAGTAGCTTTTTATAATGGAATACTAAAGGCCCAATGCCAGGGATTACGATGTGACCGCCGTGGGTATGACCCGATAGTTGCAAATCTACACGCCATTGTTGCAGTATCTTGGCTGTATCTGGATTATGGGATAAAACGATGCGGGGTATAACAGAGTCTAGTTGATTCATCACAGGTGCAGGGTAGAATTCCCGCGACCAATAATCAGCTAGTCCTACAAATGGTAATTCTTTTCCTAGTGGATAGGCGATTTCATTCCAAAGCACATGCACCCCAATGCTAGTTAACGCTTGTGTAACTTCTGCTTTTGAATGACTGTAATAGATATCATGATTACCCAGTACAGCATAGATACCACAGCGACTTTGCAAATGCTTAAGTCGATGCACCAATTGATGAATTGGTGTCGGATCGTCAGTTACATAGTCACCAGTTAATAGAATCAAATCTGGTTCAGCTTCGTTAGTAAGTGCGATCGCTTTTTCTAACATTTCTTCTGACAAGCGCAAACCATCGTAGTGAAAATCTGACAACTGCACTAGCGTTGTACCTTGTAAAGATGCTGGAAGTTCCGCAATCTTAACCGTGATTTTATCTACTCTTAAATGTCCCGTAAACAACCAATGCATAAGGCAACCGATACTCCTCATACCAGCGCTTACAGCTTACCAAATATCAAAATGTAACTTGAGAAACTGCAATAATTTATGTCACATACTCGAAATAAAATTAACGAATTGATTTAAATCCTGAGACTAAACTAAGCAGGACTCACTCGAATTTACAGGTACTGATTAGCCAGAATACCTGCTGTGATTCCGTTCAGGAATTTTGAAATTTGGATTACTTACTCACCCTGTAGGGTGATTATAGTAACTTCTGGGCGGCAAAATAAGCGTCCTGGGAGGTAAGTTCCCAAACCACGATTGACATATAGCTGATTTTTTCCCAGATGATGGAAACCCTGTGCCCATTCCCAATGGCTGACTACAGAAACATTTTCTTCCAAAAATGGAAATCGACGCTGCACTTTTTTAGGTATTTTTTTTGCAAGCTTTTCGTAAAAAAACATTGCAGGGCCAATTCCGGGAATCACGATTTGACCACCGTGAGTATGACCAGATAATTGTAAGTCAACTCGCCATGCTTGCAGTATCTCCGCAGTATCTGGGTTGTGGGATAAAACGATGCGTGGTGTGTCGGGATTTAGTTGATTCATCACAGGTGCAGGGTAGAATTCCCGC
The Nostoc punctiforme PCC 73102 genome window above contains:
- a CDS encoding metallophosphoesterase, whose translation is MHWLFTGHLRVDKITVKIAELPASLQGTTLVQLSDFHYDGLRLSEEMLEKAIALTNEAEPDLILLTGDYVTDDPTPIHQLVHRLKHLQSRCGIYAVLGNHDIYYSHSKAEVTQALTSIGVHVLWNEIAYPLGKELPFVGLADYWSREFYPAPVMNQLDSVIPRIVLSHNPDTAKILQQWRVDLQLSGHTHGGHIVIPGIGPLVFHYKKLLKKIPKKLRCWVTFLLGDCSKVVRYWEWAQGFHKVQENQLYVNRGLGTYKPGRLFCPPEVTVITLVSH